The window GCAGATGGTACACAAGCCTGCCGCTTGCGTAAAAATAAAAGAACGCCCAAGACGCCGTTTCCAGGATGAATATTCCCGCCGCCAGCGCGCCCAGCGAAAATAATGCGCGCTTCAATGCAGAAGGACGGCCGATCCGTTCGGATCCCATCAGCCTCTAGAGGCTCCAGTAATCCGCGCCGCCAAAATCCCCCGGCGTGAACATGGACTTTATGTCTATGACAAGTCCATTCCCGCCTTTTAGCGATTTGCGCAGGGCGGCCGGCCCCATCTTGACATATTCTTCATGCGCCACTGCCAGCACGAGAATGTCCAGCTCCTTGAGTTCGTCAAAACCAACAAGGTTGACGCCGTACTCCTTCTTCGCCATTCCTTTGTCGCAAATAGGATCGTGGACGAACGTTTCCACGCCGAAGTCCTTAAGCTCGTTTATGATGTCCGGCACGCGGCTGTTGCGCAGGTCCGGGACGTTTTCCTTGAAGGTAAGCCCCAGCACTCCGGCCTTGGCCCCCTGCAATGTCTTGCCGGACTTTAGCAGCAGCTTTATCGCCTGCTGGGCCACATGCTTTCCCATTCCCTCGTTGATGCGCCGGCCGGCCAGTATCACTTCGGATTCGTACCCAAGCTCTCTTGCCCTCCAGGTCAGGTAATAAGGGTCCACCCCGATGCAATGCCCGCCCACCAGACCGGGGTAAAATCTGTGGAAATTCCATTTTGTTTCCGCCGCCGCCAGCACGTCGCGGGTCCTCAAGTCCATAAGGTTGAAGATCATGGACAGCTCGTTTATCAGCGCAATGTTAATGTCCCGCTGGATGTTCTCTATCACCTTGGCCGCCTCCGCAACCTTTATGGAGGCCGCCTTGTGTATCTTGGCGATGACAGCGTTGTACACCCCAGCGACGGTGTGAAGCGTCGGCCCGTCCTCGCCGGAGACGACCTTCACCACTTTGTCTATAGTGTGCTCCTTGTCGCCGGGATTGATCCTTTCGGGAGAATAGCCCACCTTGAAATCCACGCTTTGTTTCAGCCCTGATTTTTCCGCGATGATCGGCGCGCAGACATCCTCGGTGACGCCGGGATAGACAGTGGACTCGAAGACCACTATCGTCCCCTTCTTTATGTTGGCGCCTATGGTGGCGCTGGCCGAGCGCAACGGGCTCAAGTCGGGATTTTTCGCCGAGTCCACCGGGGTTGGGACGGTGACTATTATGAACCGCGCCTCTGAAAGAACGTCCGGCTTGTCCGAGAAAGTCAGGTTCGCGCTTTTCAGCCTGGCGCTTTCGACCTCGCCGGTCTCGTCATGCCCTTCGCGCAGCCGCTCCACGCGGCCGGAGTTGTTGTCATACCCCTTCACAAGGAATTTGCCAGCCAGCGCCACCGCCAGCGGCAGCCCGACGTAACCTAAGCCCACCACCGCGATGGACTCTTTTTTATCCTCAAGCCTCTTTAACAAATCGTCGAACATTGATTTTGCCATGCCTTTAATTGGGGATTCGTTTTACTGGTTTTTGGATAGCCACGCCTGGAACATCAGCGCGTTCCACAGGTAATACTGCCAGTTCCTTCCGCCGGAAAGATGTTCCGTCCACTTCTCCCTTATCGGCCCCGGGGAAAGGTATCCTTCCCGGGCCAGCCTGCCTTCCGCCAAAAGGTCTTCCGCCCATTCCTTCAACGGGCCGCGCAGCCAGCTGTCAATCGGAAGGCCGAAACCCATCTTCGGCCTTTCTATTATCTTCTCCGGGACATGGCGGTAAAGAATATTGCGCAACGTCCACTTCCCTTTGCCGTCCCTGATTTTATACCTTAAAGGCAGGCGCGCCGCAAGCTCGACAACCCTGTAGTCGAGCAACGGAGCGCGCGTCTCCAGGCTCACGGCCATGCTGGCCCTGTCCACCTTCACGAGTATGTCGTCGGGCAGGTAGCTTACGATGTCCAGCAGCATCATCTGACGGGTGAAATGCCCATCAAGCCCCTTGCCGACCCCGGACGTAAGCGCCGTGGGATACTCCATGCCGCCGATGGCCACTTTCTCCGGCTCCTTGAAGTGCGACACAAGCCCCCTGTATATTTCCACCGGGTCTTCCACTCCCAGTATCTCCGCCATCTTGTGCGCCTTGTCCCCGGCGCGGGCCACGCGCGCACGGGAGGGCAACACAGGTTCTATGGCTGCGTACATTGCGTCCCAGAATCCCGGCGGAACGCTTGTTATGGCGCAGGCCGCGGCCTTGCGCGCCCAGGCGGGAGCCCATCCTATCTTGCGCCATAGCGACATGGCCCACAGGTATCTGTTGTATCCTCCGAAACTTTCGTCCCCACCGTCACCGGACAGGGCCACCGTCACCCCTTCCCTTGCGATGCGCGAAACGAGATACGTCGGTATCTGGGACGAATCCGCGAAAGGCTCATCGTATATTTCCGGCAGGTCCGGGATAACCGCCATCGCCTCGGCGGGGGTGACATATAGTTCTGTATGATCCGTCACCAGGTGCTGGGCGACGGCCTTTGCGTGCGGAGCCTCGTTGTAACCCTCCTCGAAAAATCCGATGGTGAAGGTCTTCGGCGGCCTTGTGCCCGCCTGCTTCATGAGGGCAACCACCAGCGAAGAGTCCACCCCGCCGGACAGAAACGCCCCCAGCGGCACGTCGCTTATCATGCGTATCCGCACAGAGTCGAGCAACAGCGAGGCGAAGCGTTCTTCTATCTCCCTGTCGTCCCCCTCCAACGGTGAATTGAGCCCTTCCATATACGCCTGCTCCGCGGACCAGTAAGTCTGCGCCGCTTCGGGCGAGACGTGATCGAAGGGAGCCTGCACGGTCAACGTCTTGCCCGGCATGAGCTTGTAGACCCCTTTGTATATGGAATACGGGGCCGGTATGTAGTTGTGGCGCAGGAAAAGGGCCAGCGAGTTGCGGTCTATCTCCGCGTTGAAAAGCGGATGGGCCTTGAGCGCCTTAAGCTCGGAGCCGAACAAAAGCGTCCCTCCCGTCCAGCAGTAATAAAGAGGTTTCTTCCCAAGCCTGTCACGGGCGAAGGTGATTGTTCGCTCGCGCCTGTCCCACAGGGCGAAAGCGAACATGCCGTTGAACAGCTTTATGGCATCCCCAACGCCATACCGCTCCACCGCCTCGAGCATCACCTCCGTGTCGGAATGGCCGCGCCATTTCACCGGGCCGGATTTTTCCAGTTGCGCCCGGATGTCCTGGAAGTTGTACACCTCGCCGTTGAAAACTATCACGTACCTTCCGGAGGCGGAGGTCATGGGCTGATGCCCATGGGGTGAAAGGTCGAGTATGGACAACCGCCTGTGCCCCAGCGCAACACCGGCCGTAGCGTCCACCCACACACCCATGTCGTCCGGGCCGCGCCGGATTAGGGTGTTCGTCATTTTCACCACGGCCGCCTCCATGCGGTCCGCCGCGCCTCCCGTGGCCGTCACAAAGCCCGCTATGCCGCACATGACGTCAACTCTTTCTCACGGTGAAATGCCAATATGGGATACGGTTCGATATCTTCACATCGGCGAACGTGTCCTTGAGCCCATAAATCTGATCGCGCGTGAAGCGCTGCTCGATACCGGTGAAGAACCTGTCATAAACGTCCTGCCTGATCCGGGCGAATCCCTTGCCGGTGTACCCTTCGTACAACGGAACCTTTGACGACAGGCCGAGAGGTTTTAACGCCGCTCCCAACGCCACCATCGGCATGTAAACGAACACGGTGGTGAAAAACGTGAACGCTTCGCGGAACGCATGGTTTCTCACGCCGGACACGGCGCGGCGGACGGCGTCCACCACCTGGAAGATCGCCTTGTAATGGAATGGCCGGTTGTCCAGCGCGTAATACAGGTAGATGAGCATGTTCGGCGCGAAACGGGACAGGCCTCGCACAAGATCAAGCGCTGGCGCCGGGATATGGTGCAGCACTCCAAGGCTGAATATAAAATCAGCGAACCCGGTACGGAACGGCAAGTTAGTAATGTCCGCCATGAAGAATATTGCGTTGGGGGCGTCCTTCAGGTTTTTACGCGCCACAAAGATCGCCTCCGAAAAGTCCAAAAGTACGATCTCCCGGCAACTGGAGTGGATAAAATGGCTCCACCTGCCGATGCCGCATCCCGCGTCCGCCACCCGCGCGTCCTTGAGCGCCGGGATGTCAACAAGGTCGAAGTAATCGTTGAACTCCGCCTCATGCTCCGGCAGGATTTCCGGAAATCGTTTCCACTCTTCGCCGAAGGTGAACTGAATGTCCTCGGCGAAGCCTTGCCCGCTTGCGCCAGCGCCCGAGGAACCGCGAAGCGATGGGGGGAGGCGGTCATCGTCCAAAAGCACGATCACGTCGTCCACCACAGGATAGAAACGGCCGTCCACCGATATGCCGTCCTTTTCAAGGCTCACGTCCGCCGCCCCGAAAATATCCTTCAGCGAATCGAGCTTGTCAGCGTAATACATCCGTCCCGGCGATCCTTTCGTATAATTGCTCGTAACGCGTGGTGACCGCCGCCAGCGAATAGCGCTCCTCCACCCTTTTGCGCGCCATCGCCCCCATCTCCCGCCGGGAAGACGCTTCCATCTCCAGCAATTTGCCTATGGCGGCCGCCATCGCCTCCGGATTCCGCGCAGGCGCCGTCATCCCGGTGTCACCCATAAGTTCCTCCACGTCCCCCACCCTTGTGGCCACGCATGGCACGCCGCAGGCCATCGCCTCGCCTATGTTATTGGGAAATCCTTCGCTGTACGACGAGTTCACGGCGATGTCGAAAGCCGCCGTCACTTCGTGAATGTCCCTTCGCTCGCCAAGAGTGAATACTTTGCCTTCAAGCCCGTTGTGGCGGATCATTTCCGATATCGCCGCGTTGTTGTCCGTCCCCTTTCCGGCGAGTATGAAACGGGCGTTGTGATATTTCCCGGCAACTATCGCCGCGGCGCGCAGAAAATTATCGTGATCCTTCATCGGATCATACCGCGCCACGAGCCCGACGATCAACGAGTCCTCGCCAAGGCCCAGGCTGTTTCTGATCCTTGCTCGCGAGGAACCGTCAGGGCGGAACATCTCCACGTCAAACCCGTTTGGAATAAGCTCCCAGCGTTTTGGCGTGTAACCGAGCCGTTCATGGGCGGCCTTTCCGGCGGCTGAGTTCACCACCACGGCCTTCGGCATGGACGACATCCACGCCAGTGTTTTTATCACCATGAAAAGCGACCTTGGATGATCTTCCGGCCGCAGGTCCGAGCATCGCAGATTCCAAATCACAGGCGATTTTCCGGCAATCCTGGCCGCCAGCGTCCCCAAAAGATCGGAATGGTAAAGCCATGTTTGCACCACATCCGGTCTCTCTTTTTTCAACAGCCGGACGAGCCGTACAAATCCCCCCGCCATCGCGGAACCTGTTCCGGCCTCAAGGCTGTCCACCGGGATTCCCGCCGATTTTATCATTTCGCCCACCGGGCCTGCTCCGGTGACGCTGACGACGCTACATAAGAACTTGTTCCTGTCCATCCGCGAAACAAGCCGGCTTAGGAATATTTCAGCCCCCCCTATGTTCAGTCCGGTGACAAGATGGAGCACTTTAATCATCATCGCGCCTCTTCAATCACGCGCAATGTCTGAGCGGCCATGGCCTCCACGCCGAACATTTTCGCGATCCGCTCCCGTGCTTTGCCGCTTACAGCGTCTCTATTCGATTCCATCCGAGCGAGCATTTCCATGATACCTTTCGAAAGCGCCTCCGGATTTTTGGGCGGAACAATAATTCCAGTTTCTCCAGCAATCCATGCCGCGTCCCCCACGTCCGTCGCCACGCACGGGACGCCGCAGGCCATCGCCTCTCCCACCGCATTGGGAAAACCTTCGCCGATGGAAGAGAGCGCCGCAATGTCCATTGCGTTATATAGCGCTGGCATATCGCTGCGCTCCCCCGTGAAAGTGACGGCGGCCCCAAGGCCAAGTTCAGCCGCAAGTTTGCGCATCTTTTCAAAGTATTCTTCCGGCCCGCCACCCACTATAAGAAAGCGCAAGCCGGGCCGCGCATTAAGCATAATTTTCGCGGCGTGAAGAAACGTGGGATGGTCCTTCATCGGGTCCAGCCTTGCCGCAAGGCCAACCACCTTGTCATTTTGTGAATAGCCAAGCTCGGCGCGTACCTTTGCTCCGGCCTCGCGGTCTGGCCGGAACATTTGCGTGTCTATCCCGTTCGGGACAACGCTAAGCCTGGCGGCGGGATAACCCTTGTCCGCAAGGATGGCCATCCCTGCCTTTGAGTTGACTATCACCCGGTCGGCAAACGTAACGAGCCCCCTCTCCAGCGTGTACGAAAAGCCGGTGAGCCAGTCATACCGCGAAAGGTCCATGAACGAGGCCCGCACACTCCATATAACTTTCGCACCGCCGAAAAAAGGTTTTAGCGACGCGGCCATGATATTTGGCGGCCCCAGGTAGCTTAAGACGGCGGAGGGCTTTATGCTCCGGACAGTTTTGACCAGACGGGCGGCGAATCCGGCCGTGTCCCATCTTCCCTTCTTGTTCAACCGGACGACGGGAATCCCCGCCTCCGCCATATCTTTTTCAAAAGCCCCGCCGGAATAGAACACAGCCACATGCACCTCATGCCCCATCCGCTTGAGCGCCTGGGCTGTGACGGTCAACTGCCGTTCGGCCCCGCCGGTCTCAAGCGATCTGGCGAGAAACAGCAGCCTGCTCATCCGTGATTCAAGCGGCGCAGTGGAGCCGTGGCAAACGAGGCAATGTAACCTGCCGCCGCCGCAATGTACATGAAAGCCAGCGTCCCGGTGAACCTTGTGGAGCCGTATGTCACCAACGTGACAATCGCCATGTTGATGACGAATATCGCAAACGGCGCCGGGAGTGAAACATGCGCCCCACCTTTCAGCGCGTTTACCGCGATCAGGACCATGGCCGCCACCATCAGGATATGAATGTGCGGAAGACCTTCGTTCTGGTGATAGTAAGCGTATGAAAGTGCGGCGGCCAAGGCGACTGTCAGCGCATACCCGGAAAGCTTTATTAATTTGCCGTGCTCACGCGCAAAAGCCGGCATCGCACCGGTGGCCGCTTCGTAGATGACGAAGATAAGCATGATCTTCAGCGACAGGTATTCGTCAAATCCCCGGTCCAACTTGTTGAAGAAGATTCCAGGAAACATTTGCGGATGAGACATGTAAAAGCTTGCGGCCTGGGCCACAAGGGGCAATCCTTTTATTTCCGGCCTTTCGTAAAACTTTGCGGCCCCTTCCGGATGCCAGTCCCCGTCATAGGCCATTTCATTGTTGTTGTCCTGGATTATCGATTTTGCCTGCGTTGAAAACACGACGAACGACCCGCTTTTGACCGACGCATAGACAGACCATGGCGCCGCCACAGCGAAAAATCCCGCCGCCACCCACGCCAGCGTTTTCATGCCCGCCGGAGGGGCCGCTTCACTCAACGGCTCTTTCTTCCACGCTTTCACAAAGACATAAGCGAAAAACAGCGGTGGAACGAAAATCAACGTTCCTTTCATCAATGGATTTGCGGCAAGGACCGCTCCGAACGCAAAAGCGTTCATACACACCGGAGCGCGGCCAAGCCGCAGGAAAGCGATTATCGCGAGAAACGCCGCAAACGCCGTCAGCGGTTCGGTAAGGATATCCTTGGCCATCCCTTCGGCGTAACCATCCATGAAAACGTGCGCCCCGGCGATCCCCGCCGCCACGCCGCCATACCCCCAAAAGGCGTACCCGATATAGGGCATGGAAGCAGCTATGATTATCAGCGCCAGGAACTGCGCCTGTTTTGCCGCCCGGGGGGATACCCCGTAAATTGAGTAAACGGCGGCGAGAAACAGCGGATATCCGGGCGTCCGCATCGAATCGAATGATCCACCGCCGGCGCCTTGCTTCATAAACTGGTTTTTCAGCCCCTCATAGTCCTCACGAGGCTCTTCGGAAAATTTGTAAACGGAAAATTCCTCCACCCCGCCGAATTTGTTCACCCCATGCCCTTTAGCGAGGTTGACGGCCAGGGACTGGTATTCCCAAGTGTCGCCGCCGAAGTACGCCGTGTCCGTGAAAGATTTCGGCGCGCCGTAATATAGCGCCAGCGCCACGCATAGAGGGAGGCACACATATCGCGCCACCGCCGCCGAGGGACATATGCGCTTACGATCCTTCACACACGGCCACAGCGCAACCGCCGCCAGCGAAAACGCCACTGCGTATTTCCACCACGCGGCATGGCCGGTTGCGCCGTAATGCGAAAGGTAAAGATCAGCCAACGCACCCGCCACCATCGCATTGATGGCCGCACGCATAGGACCGCTCATGCGGCGCCCGGCCTTAAAAGCTCGTCCCACATCGCCATTACGCGCGCGGTGGAAAATCTTTCTGTCACCTGCGATGCGGCGGACGACAACCGGAGCCGCAAGTCCACGTCTGTAATCAGCCGGTCCATGACGCCCGCCAGCGCGTCCACGTCGCCCGGCGGAACAAGCAGTCCGTCGGCGCCGTTCCTTATTATCTCTCCCGGCCCCCATGGACAATCAAAGGCCGCCACCGCAAGCCCGCCGGCCATCGCCTCCAGCAGAACGTTCGGGAATCCTTCAAAGCGGGACGATAAAACGAATATCTTTGCCGACCGGAACGCCCCGGCAGGATCGGCGGTCTTCCCGTGAAACTCAACGCGATTTTCAAGTCCAAGCGCCGCGCGCTGCCGCTCCAGCGCTGTCCTTTCCGTACCTCCGCCGTATATGGAGAGTTTCCAGCCCGGGTGAGTTTCCTTTATCTTCCCGAACGCGTTGAGCAAAAGGTCGAATCCCTTTTGGGGTTCAAGCCTTCCCATGGCCACTATCACGTCACCAGCATCTGTCTGTGCGGCTGGATGTGCGTTGATGGCAGGCCCGATGGTATTGGGAATCACCGCAACGCCCCCCCTGCCCCAACCTTCATAATACCGGGCCGCGCCTTTTGTCTGCGTGACAATCCTGGCGGCGAATGGATACGCCACCCGGCGCAGCAATCGCCATGATTTTTTCTCCAGGTTGGCGAATGGGTCCACCCTTTCACACACCATCACAGGAATTCCGGTTCCCGCCGCCGCAAGGATTGTCAGGACGTTCACCTCGGTCATGAATGAAACGATGGCC of the Nitrospinota bacterium genome contains:
- a CDS encoding nucleotide sugar dehydrogenase; translation: MFDDLLKRLEDKKESIAVVGLGYVGLPLAVALAGKFLVKGYDNNSGRVERLREGHDETGEVESARLKSANLTFSDKPDVLSEARFIIVTVPTPVDSAKNPDLSPLRSASATIGANIKKGTIVVFESTVYPGVTEDVCAPIIAEKSGLKQSVDFKVGYSPERINPGDKEHTIDKVVKVVSGEDGPTLHTVAGVYNAVIAKIHKAASIKVAEAAKVIENIQRDINIALINELSMIFNLMDLRTRDVLAAAETKWNFHRFYPGLVGGHCIGVDPYYLTWRARELGYESEVILAGRRINEGMGKHVAQQAIKLLLKSGKTLQGAKAGVLGLTFKENVPDLRNSRVPDIINELKDFGVETFVHDPICDKGMAKKEYGVNLVGFDELKELDILVLAVAHEEYVKMGPAALRKSLKGGNGLVIDIKSMFTPGDFGGADYWSL
- the asnB gene encoding asparagine synthase (glutamine-hydrolyzing), producing the protein MCGIAGFVTATGGAADRMEAAVVKMTNTLIRRGPDDMGVWVDATAGVALGHRRLSILDLSPHGHQPMTSASGRYVIVFNGEVYNFQDIRAQLEKSGPVKWRGHSDTEVMLEAVERYGVGDAIKLFNGMFAFALWDRRERTITFARDRLGKKPLYYCWTGGTLLFGSELKALKAHPLFNAEIDRNSLALFLRHNYIPAPYSIYKGVYKLMPGKTLTVQAPFDHVSPEAAQTYWSAEQAYMEGLNSPLEGDDREIEERFASLLLDSVRIRMISDVPLGAFLSGGVDSSLVVALMKQAGTRPPKTFTIGFFEEGYNEAPHAKAVAQHLVTDHTELYVTPAEAMAVIPDLPEIYDEPFADSSQIPTYLVSRIAREGVTVALSGDGGDESFGGYNRYLWAMSLWRKIGWAPAWARKAAACAITSVPPGFWDAMYAAIEPVLPSRARVARAGDKAHKMAEILGVEDPVEIYRGLVSHFKEPEKVAIGGMEYPTALTSGVGKGLDGHFTRQMMLLDIVSYLPDDILVKVDRASMAVSLETRAPLLDYRVVELAARLPLRYKIRDGKGKWTLRNILYRHVPEKIIERPKMGFGLPIDSWLRGPLKEWAEDLLAEGRLAREGYLSPGPIREKWTEHLSGGRNWQYYLWNALMFQAWLSKNQ
- a CDS encoding class I SAM-dependent methyltransferase; its protein translation is MYYADKLDSLKDIFGAADVSLEKDGISVDGRFYPVVDDVIVLLDDDRLPPSLRGSSGAGASGQGFAEDIQFTFGEEWKRFPEILPEHEAEFNDYFDLVDIPALKDARVADAGCGIGRWSHFIHSSCREIVLLDFSEAIFVARKNLKDAPNAIFFMADITNLPFRTGFADFIFSLGVLHHIPAPALDLVRGLSRFAPNMLIYLYYALDNRPFHYKAIFQVVDAVRRAVSGVRNHAFREAFTFFTTVFVYMPMVALGAALKPLGLSSKVPLYEGYTGKGFARIRQDVYDRFFTGIEQRFTRDQIYGLKDTFADVKISNRIPYWHFTVRKS
- a CDS encoding glycosyltransferase, which encodes MMIKVLHLVTGLNIGGAEIFLSRLVSRMDRNKFLCSVVSVTGAGPVGEMIKSAGIPVDSLEAGTGSAMAGGFVRLVRLLKKERPDVVQTWLYHSDLLGTLAARIAGKSPVIWNLRCSDLRPEDHPRSLFMVIKTLAWMSSMPKAVVVNSAAGKAAHERLGYTPKRWELIPNGFDVEMFRPDGSSRARIRNSLGLGEDSLIVGLVARYDPMKDHDNFLRAAAIVAGKYHNARFILAGKGTDNNAAISEMIRHNGLEGKVFTLGERRDIHEVTAAFDIAVNSSYSEGFPNNIGEAMACGVPCVATRVGDVEELMGDTGMTAPARNPEAMAAAIGKLLEMEASSRREMGAMARKRVEERYSLAAVTTRYEQLYERIAGTDVLR
- a CDS encoding glycosyltransferase: MSRLLFLARSLETGGAERQLTVTAQALKRMGHEVHVAVFYSGGAFEKDMAEAGIPVVRLNKKGRWDTAGFAARLVKTVRSIKPSAVLSYLGPPNIMAASLKPFFGGAKVIWSVRASFMDLSRYDWLTGFSYTLERGLVTFADRVIVNSKAGMAILADKGYPAARLSVVPNGIDTQMFRPDREAGAKVRAELGYSQNDKVVGLAARLDPMKDHPTFLHAAKIMLNARPGLRFLIVGGGPEEYFEKMRKLAAELGLGAAVTFTGERSDMPALYNAMDIAALSSIGEGFPNAVGEAMACGVPCVATDVGDAAWIAGETGIIVPPKNPEALSKGIMEMLARMESNRDAVSGKARERIAKMFGVEAMAAQTLRVIEEAR
- a CDS encoding glycosyltransferase family 4 protein, encoding MRITMVISSLRAGGAEKIFAFVANHWAACDHDVSVILLEGEAPFYEMNKSVAVTRLGLMAPSQGALNAMANNARRLGALRRALKHTRPSAIVSFMTEVNVLTILAAAGTGIPVMVCERVDPFANLEKKSWRLLRRVAYPFAARIVTQTKGAARYYEGWGRGGVAVIPNTIGPAINAHPAAQTDAGDVIVAMGRLEPQKGFDLLLNAFGKIKETHPGWKLSIYGGGTERTALERQRAALGLENRVEFHGKTADPAGAFRSAKIFVLSSRFEGFPNVLLEAMAGGLAVAAFDCPWGPGEIIRNGADGLLVPPGDVDALAGVMDRLITDVDLRLRLSSAASQVTERFSTARVMAMWDELLRPGAA